The sequence CGATAGAAAATTAAAGTAGTGATTGCCACTATCAACCCGGCGGCGGTACTGATGAGCGACTCGCCAATTCCCGTAGTTACTCCAGCCGTTGAAGACGTTCCCAAATCCCCAAGCTTGATACTACCCAGCGATTGAATCAATCCCAAAACTGTGCCTAGTAATCCCAGTAGAGGCGAAAGGGCAATGACGGCTTCTAATATTTTGTCGCCTTGGCGCATCGAGGCTAACTGCTCGTCTGCTGATGCTTCTAGCGCCAGTTTAAATACTTCTGGCTCGGGATTGACAAGCCTTAAGGGAGCATACAGAAAGCGTCCGATGGGCTGTTTCCTAGCCAGCCCAGCTATTTCTGTTGCGACGCCCCAATCGCGTCTCGCAGCCTCAATTACGCGCTCGACAATTTCTTGTTCTTTGCTTAACATCCTCGTCCAAAACCAGAGACGCTCTAGAATCACGCTCAAAGATAGGATCGATAGTGCCAGTAACGGCCACATCGCTAGTCCACCTTGAGTAAATATTTTTAGAGCTTGGTTGAATATAGAACTGTCCACAGTCTGTTATTGCCTCCTACACTGCCCAACCCAGGTGGTTTTTTAAAAAGCCATTCCAATTTTAATAAAGCACTGTCATTCAATTTGAACAGGATCGATACGTGAAGTTAAATACGTTGCGCGATCGCGCCCTAAGTAGTACCCTCCCATCATACTTGGGGAGGTTATCCACACCCGCACATTCTTGGTAATTTTGTCAATATAAAAATAGATCGAGGGTTAAAAAAAAGAATGAATTTTTCAATCCAATCGCTTTATAACTGGTACCGCAACACCATTCGCAATCCCAAATACCGCTGGTGGTTGATTATGGGGTCGTTACT is a genomic window of Microcoleus sp. FACHB-831 containing:
- a CDS encoding MotA/TolQ/ExbB proton channel family protein; this translates as MWPLLALSILSLSVILERLWFWTRMLSKEQEIVERVIEAARRDWGVATEIAGLARKQPIGRFLYAPLRLVNPEPEVFKLALEASADEQLASMRQGDKILEAVIALSPLLGLLGTVLGLIQSLGSIKLGDLGTSSTAGVTTGIGESLISTAAGLIVAITTLIFYRVFQAFLFNQAKIFRQAGNELELLYRQDWPKISLNRHPVKPSRDNFETPENKNLALPNED